Proteins from one Oscillatoria nigro-viridis PCC 7112 genomic window:
- a CDS encoding LabA-like NYN domain-containing protein, with product MLNRIESNDLFTPEQVLENRGRVAIFIDGSNLFYAALQLGIEIDYTKLLCRLTAGSRLLRSFFYTGVDRTNEKQQGFLLWMRRNGYRVISKDLVQLPDGSKKANLDVEIAVDMMALVGSYDTAVLVSGDGDLAYAVDAVSYRGVRVEVVSLRSMTSDSLINVADRYIDLEMIKDDIQKTSRPNYAYRPLSGLSLMEEHDDR from the coding sequence ATGTTGAATAGAATAGAAAGCAACGACCTTTTTACGCCGGAACAGGTTCTAGAAAATCGGGGTAGAGTGGCAATTTTTATTGACGGCTCTAACCTTTTTTACGCGGCTTTGCAGTTAGGAATTGAGATTGATTACACTAAGCTGCTGTGCCGTTTAACTGCGGGTTCGCGACTGCTGCGCTCTTTCTTCTACACGGGTGTCGATCGCACTAACGAGAAACAGCAGGGGTTTTTGCTGTGGATGCGCCGCAACGGCTACCGGGTGATTTCTAAGGATTTGGTACAGTTGCCTGACGGTTCTAAGAAAGCCAATTTAGATGTAGAAATCGCTGTTGATATGATGGCTTTAGTGGGGTCTTACGACACGGCGGTTCTGGTCAGCGGTGACGGCGATTTGGCTTATGCTGTGGATGCTGTCAGCTATCGCGGCGTGCGGGTTGAGGTGGTGAGTTTGCGATCGATGACGAGCGACAGTTTGATTAATGTAGCCGATCGCTATATCGATTTGGAAATGATTAAAGACGACATCCAAAAAACATCGCGCCCTAATTATGCTTACCGCCCTTTGTCGGGTCTGAGCTTGATGGAGGAACACGACGACAGATAG